One Brachyspira pilosicoli P43/6/78 genomic window carries:
- a CDS encoding carboxymuconolactone decarboxylase family protein has protein sequence MKKTLKIILSLSILVIVFSCIANSQNKGESLTMTEKAKTKYNELLKRDASITKTNDADLESIFNNFVYGEVYNHGTLDPKLRELVTLVSLTASQGTDMIKPHVETALNIGVSPIEIKEALYQCSPYVGFPRVFAALEKANEVFKEKNISLPIESQSTVTESTRFDKGLETQVSIFGDAILAAHSNAAPNQKHIQNFLSANCFGDFYTRTGLDLKTRELLTFIMIISLGGAEPQAIAHANANIKMGNSKDMMLEAVTQCLPYIGYPRTLNAITIINNIE, from the coding sequence ATGAAAAAAACATTAAAAATTATTTTATCTTTATCTATTCTAGTAATAGTATTTTCATGCATAGCAAATTCACAAAACAAAGGAGAAAGTTTAACTATGACAGAAAAAGCAAAAACTAAATACAATGAATTACTCAAAAGAGATGCATCTATAACTAAAACTAATGATGCAGATTTAGAAAGTATATTTAATAATTTTGTTTATGGAGAAGTTTATAATCATGGAACATTAGATCCTAAATTAAGAGAGCTTGTAACATTAGTATCTTTAACAGCATCACAAGGTACTGATATGATAAAACCTCATGTAGAAACAGCTTTAAATATTGGAGTTAGTCCTATAGAGATAAAAGAAGCATTATATCAATGTTCTCCTTATGTAGGATTTCCGAGAGTGTTTGCTGCATTAGAAAAAGCAAATGAAGTATTTAAAGAAAAAAATATTTCACTTCCTATAGAATCTCAATCAACAGTTACAGAAAGTACAAGATTTGATAAGGGGTTAGAAACACAGGTAAGCATATTCGGAGATGCGATACTTGCTGCACATTCAAATGCCGCACCTAATCAGAAGCATATACAGAATTTTTTATCGGCTAATTGTTTTGGAGATTTCTATACAAGAACAGGTTTAGACTTAAAAACAAGAGAGTTATTAACATTTATAATGATAATATCTTTAGGCGGAGCAGAACCTCAAGCTATAGCACATGCGAATGCGAATATTAAGATGGGCAACAGTAAAGATATGATGCTTGAAGCAGTAACTCAATGTTTGCCTTATATAGGATATCCAAGAACATTGAACGCCATAACAATAATTAATAATATAGAATAA
- a CDS encoding flavodoxin — protein MKKIILMSLFLFNTLLIGGLNAQSSKTLIVYFSWGGNTRTAANIIKNLTQADMFEIKTVEPYPSSYNDTVNQARKEQNDDFLPKLSANINNLSSYDTIILCYPNWWGTIPQAVKQLLLTHDFSGKKIAPLCTHGGSRMGRSVTDIKKLCANSTILEGLSISGGSVNSSENSIREWLRNIN, from the coding sequence ATGAAAAAAATAATATTAATGTCTTTATTTCTTTTTAATACATTATTAATCGGAGGTTTAAACGCTCAAAGCTCAAAAACTTTAATAGTGTATTTTTCTTGGGGCGGAAATACCAGAACCGCTGCTAACATTATTAAAAACCTCACTCAAGCAGATATGTTTGAAATAAAAACAGTTGAACCATATCCAAGTTCTTATAATGACACTGTAAATCAGGCAAGAAAAGAACAAAATGATGATTTTTTACCAAAGTTGAGTGCTAATATAAATAATTTGTCAAGCTACGACACTATAATATTATGTTACCCTAATTGGTGGGGTACTATTCCGCAGGCTGTAAAACAATTATTATTAACTCATGACTTCAGCGGTAAAAAAATTGCTCCTTTATGTACTCATGGTGGAAGCAGAATGGGAAGAAGCGTTACTGATATAAAAAAATTATGTGCTAATTCTACTATATTAGAAGGTTTGAGTATATCTGGAGGAAGCGTTAATAGCTCAGAAAACAGCATTAGAGAGTGGCTAAGAAACATTAATTAA
- a CDS encoding SDR family oxidoreductase — MKKDVFVLTGAGSIGIAIARRVGIGKHIVLADFNIKNAERESKTLYNAGFETSVFETDISSRESILKLIDFSKGLGKIKYFVNAAGVSPSQASIKDILKVDLYGTAVLLEEFGKVIEEGGNGVIISSQSGYRLGSLTDEENKIIATTPTEELLSLPILEKASDTLKAYQLSKRCNCLRVMYESGNWGKRGARLNSISPGIIITPLANDELNGPRGAMYKRMLELCPSKRAGTPDDVANVAELLMTERGSFISGSDFLMDGGVTASWWYGELSEGK, encoded by the coding sequence ATGAAAAAAGATGTTTTTGTTTTAACAGGGGCAGGCTCTATTGGAATTGCTATAGCAAGAAGAGTAGGAATTGGTAAGCATATTGTACTTGCCGATTTCAATATAAAAAATGCTGAAAGGGAATCTAAAACATTATACAATGCAGGGTTTGAAACTTCTGTATTTGAAACGGATATTTCTTCAAGAGAATCAATTTTAAAACTAATAGATTTTTCAAAGGGTTTAGGAAAAATAAAATATTTTGTTAATGCTGCAGGCGTTTCACCATCTCAGGCATCTATTAAAGATATTTTAAAAGTTGATTTATATGGAACAGCGGTATTGCTTGAAGAGTTCGGCAAGGTGATAGAAGAGGGCGGAAACGGAGTAATAATATCTTCACAGTCTGGTTATCGTTTGGGCTCTCTCACAGATGAAGAAAATAAAATAATTGCTACCACTCCAACAGAAGAATTGTTATCTTTGCCAATACTTGAAAAAGCTTCAGACACATTAAAAGCCTATCAATTATCAAAAAGATGCAACTGTCTTAGAGTTATGTATGAATCTGGAAATTGGGGCAAGAGAGGGGCAAGATTAAACTCAATAAGCCCTGGCATAATAATAACACCATTAGCGAACGATGAATTAAACGGCCCAAGGGGAGCAATGTATAAAAGAATGCTAGAGCTTTGTCCTTCAAAAAGGGCAGGCACTCCTGACGATGTTGCTAATGTTGCTGAGCTATTAATGACAGAGAGAGGCTCATTTATTTCTGGAAGCGATTTTCTTATGGACGGAGGCGTAACTGCATCTTGGTGGTATGGAGAATTATCAGAGGGTAAATAA
- a CDS encoding flavodoxin, with translation MNVFIKKIIFVLLSIIMLSCTNNDTQKKDYIVDSLETSQNINALNISNTQNKILIAYFTWSDNTVVENPNSIDVDAETSASVLSPGNAELIANWIAEETGGDLFSIKTQNKYSSDYDECLNQARKERDNNERPALVGRVNNIDDYDVIFLGFPNWWYTCPMAVFTFVESYDLEGKTIIPFCTHGTGGLSRTIRDLKNLLPANCEVLEPIGVYRPEVKNSKSKVLDWLRKLGY, from the coding sequence ATGAATGTGTTTATAAAAAAAATAATATTTGTGCTTTTATCAATAATTATGTTATCTTGCACTAATAATGATACTCAAAAAAAAGATTATATAGTTGATAGTTTAGAAACTTCACAAAACATTAATGCTTTAAATATTAGTAACACTCAAAACAAAATATTAATAGCATATTTCACTTGGTCAGACAATACAGTAGTAGAAAATCCTAATTCTATTGACGTAGATGCTGAAACTTCTGCAAGCGTGTTATCTCCTGGTAATGCTGAGTTAATTGCTAATTGGATAGCTGAAGAGACAGGAGGAGATTTATTTAGCATAAAGACACAAAACAAATATTCAAGCGATTATGATGAATGTTTGAACCAGGCAAGAAAAGAAAGGGACAATAATGAAAGACCAGCATTAGTAGGGAGAGTGAACAACATTGATGATTATGATGTTATATTTTTAGGCTTTCCAAACTGGTGGTATACATGCCCAATGGCAGTTTTTACATTTGTTGAAAGCTATGATTTAGAGGGCAAAACAATAATACCATTTTGTACACATGGCACAGGAGGACTTTCAAGAACGATAAGAGATTTAAAAAACTTACTTCCAGCAAACTGCGAAGTGTTAGAGCCTATAGGGGTGTATAGACCAGAAGTAAAAAATTCAAAGAGCAAAGTTTTGGATTGGCTAAGGAAGCTTGGCTATTAA
- a CDS encoding DUF4405 domain-containing protein, with protein sequence MKRIIKITVDIIMTLLFFVLMAYHFTGDAIHEYLGFSLFIFFILHHILNFNWYKNIYKGKYNFNRILNTFINTMLFLCMLGLMISGILFSQRVLGFLNIHNSGMFTRRLHMISNSWAFVFMSAHLGMHWGMFINRKFIKKQISIIIALFVSIYGVVSFIKRGLYNKMFLLVEFAFFDYEEPVIFFFMDYLSIMGLFIFITYCLKKISKG encoded by the coding sequence ATGAAAAGAATAATTAAAATTACAGTAGACATAATAATGACGCTGCTATTTTTTGTTTTAATGGCATATCACTTTACAGGTGATGCTATACATGAATATTTAGGTTTCTCACTTTTTATATTTTTTATACTTCATCATATACTCAATTTTAATTGGTATAAAAATATTTATAAAGGCAAATATAATTTTAACAGAATATTAAACACATTTATTAACACTATGCTTTTTTTGTGTATGTTAGGACTCATGATTAGCGGAATACTGTTTTCTCAAAGAGTGTTAGGTTTTCTTAATATTCACAACAGTGGAATGTTTACAAGACGCCTTCATATGATTTCAAACTCTTGGGCTTTTGTATTTATGTCGGCACATTTGGGAATGCATTGGGGTATGTTTATAAATAGAAAGTTTATTAAAAAACAAATTTCTATAATAATAGCTTTGTTTGTTTCTATATATGGGGTTGTTTCATTTATTAAAAGAGGATTATATAATAAAATGTTTCTGCTTGTGGAGTTTGCTTTTTTTGATTATGAAGAGCCTGTAATATTTTTCTTTATGGATTATCTGTCTATAATGGGGCTATTTATATTTATAACATATTGCTTAAAAAAAATATCAAAAGGATAA
- a CDS encoding carbohydrate kinase family protein yields the protein MNEYIVSIGGSNIDIQGFSKENILLRESNPAKINICAGGVERNIVHNLSNLGLYNIKFITSIGNDIFGDILLNNIKSLNIDTSYIIKKGSSTTYMAIMNSDKDMYLAVSDMDDLDKNITIEYLDSIKDIIKNAKLITIDAVIKREIFEYLIKNFPDKKLLCDAVSVKKAENIKGLEKHIYALKLNSNEASFLLDKDISTIEEGLEAVSRFIDIGVSEIYITFAEKGICYASTKTKPAHLNAPKVNILNASGAGDAFMAGIIYSIYNNFDLDYKVKFAAIMSMLALESEETINNNISLENVQQRLKLIFN from the coding sequence ATGAATGAATATATAGTTTCTATAGGCGGTTCTAATATAGATATACAAGGCTTCTCCAAAGAAAATATTTTATTAAGAGAATCAAACCCTGCAAAAATAAATATATGTGCAGGAGGAGTAGAAAGAAACATTGTTCATAATCTATCAAACTTAGGTCTTTACAATATCAAGTTTATAACATCAATAGGAAATGATATATTCGGTGATATTCTTTTAAATAATATAAAATCGCTTAATATAGATACTTCATACATCATAAAAAAAGGCTCTTCAACAACATATATGGCTATAATGAATAGTGATAAAGATATGTATTTAGCCGTTTCTGATATGGACGATTTAGACAAAAACATTACAATAGAATATTTAGATAGTATAAAAGATATAATAAAAAATGCAAAACTCATCACAATAGATGCCGTAATAAAAAGAGAGATTTTTGAATATTTAATAAAAAACTTTCCAGACAAAAAATTATTATGCGATGCTGTATCTGTAAAAAAAGCAGAAAATATAAAAGGATTAGAAAAACATATATATGCTCTAAAGCTTAATTCAAACGAAGCTTCATTTCTTTTAGACAAAGACATTAGCACTATAGAAGAAGGCTTGGAGGCGGTAAGTAGATTTATAGATATAGGAGTATCAGAAATATATATTACGTTTGCAGAAAAAGGAATATGCTACGCCTCTACTAAAACAAAGCCCGCACATTTAAATGCACCCAAAGTAAATATACTAAATGCTTCAGGGGCAGGAGATGCATTTATGGCTGGTATAATCTATTCTATATACAACAATTTTGATTTGGACTACAAAGTAAAGTTTGCTGCAATTATGTCTATGCTCGCATTAGAAAGCGAAGAGACTATTAATAACAATATAAGTTTAGAAAATGTTCAGCAAAGACTAAAACTAATATTTAATTAA
- a CDS encoding phosphatase PAP2 family protein, giving the protein MSLINKLDSSAIEFAHSLHNNFNFLDYFFSVITNMGDAIFLIAVIIGFLIFKKTRICGINMAVSCFIAFIITAVILKPLIARERPITDYYDYWVAVGSHIETSFSCPSSHATVSFAVYLPIFLYFNKRYSFLAVILASIISFSRVYLMVHYASDVIFGAFVGIIVSFVVYTVMNKKIFITS; this is encoded by the coding sequence ATGAGCTTAATAAATAAATTGGATAGTTCTGCAATAGAGTTTGCACACAGTTTACATAATAATTTTAATTTTTTGGATTATTTTTTCTCAGTAATTACAAATATGGGAGATGCTATATTTTTAATTGCTGTAATAATAGGTTTTTTGATATTTAAAAAAACAAGGATTTGCGGTATCAATATGGCTGTTAGCTGTTTTATAGCATTTATTATTACTGCTGTTATATTAAAACCTTTGATAGCAAGAGAGCGTCCTATTACAGACTATTATGATTATTGGGTTGCTGTAGGAAGTCATATTGAAACATCATTTTCCTGCCCGTCTTCGCATGCTACAGTTTCTTTTGCTGTTTATTTGCCTATATTTCTTTACTTTAATAAAAGATATAGCTTTTTGGCAGTAATTCTTGCTTCGATTATAAGTTTTTCAAGGGTTTATTTGATGGTTCATTATGCAAGCGATGTTATTTTTGGAGCATTTGTGGGTATTATTGTTTCATTTGTTGTATATACTGTTATGAATAAAAAAATATTTATTACATCATAA
- a CDS encoding methyl-accepting chemotaxis protein, with protein MKKISLRLKISFSILIPLVIMLVFANVVNIVYVRTASKGFVYQILNQSAAMEVESLKSIINDEADITVGFANTVAGFYKDGVSNRNFYEAAAYNFFGTLPKEVNKLLIAFEPNVFNDDNNYLTSEKYMQANGRFNYYVTRDGDNLIDGYSDNTIFQSDYYTSAVASKENYITDIYTSSSNNNKAMNFIWSIPIKADNRVIGVVAIDVSVESLYNLLSNIKLFEGTTTTLFDNKGLILYDSDKDYFIGKTLDEIYPYYQKFDMFNKVMKGENVIFQTYSQTVKENYTYSFTPVDVMPGKNWGLKITAPNRIIFKDSNEIRTIMIIISIVIVVLAFLIVPYIIGKTVSSIITVLAKDIVGMSTGDLTIEIPKGFENRKDEWGDIARGWDKAMLNFNKVVHTVRNSAEQVSTAANQVLSGNTDLSHRTESQAASLEETASSMNEMASAIKESAEGVARSTQMVAEAKDSLMKAGVIVEDSVEKMNDVYEASEKIINITKLIEDIAFQTNILALNASVEAARAGEQGRGFAVVASEVRNLAQNAQESVKNITALITDSTNKINLATRSVKESKEMFDDISQKMDDASAIMEKINIAAQEQGKGISQVNIAITQMDTSVQQNAALVEEATSASQSLLNEAEDLIKAIEYFKLKEE; from the coding sequence ATGAAAAAAATAAGTCTTCGATTAAAAATAAGTTTTTCTATTTTAATACCATTGGTAATAATGCTTGTATTTGCCAATGTAGTAAATATTGTTTATGTGAGAACTGCTAGTAAAGGGTTCGTATATCAGATATTAAATCAAAGTGCTGCTATGGAAGTTGAAAGTTTAAAATCTATTATTAATGATGAGGCTGATATAACAGTAGGATTTGCTAATACTGTAGCAGGTTTTTATAAAGACGGTGTATCAAACAGAAATTTTTATGAAGCAGCAGCTTACAATTTTTTTGGTACTCTTCCAAAAGAAGTAAATAAATTATTAATAGCTTTTGAGCCTAATGTATTTAATGATGATAATAATTATTTAACATCAGAAAAATATATGCAAGCTAATGGACGTTTTAATTATTATGTAACAAGAGATGGAGATAACTTAATAGACGGATATTCAGATAATACTATTTTTCAAAGCGATTATTATACATCTGCTGTAGCCAGCAAAGAGAATTATATAACAGATATTTATACTTCCTCTTCAAATAATAATAAAGCTATGAACTTTATTTGGTCTATACCTATAAAGGCAGATAATAGAGTAATAGGTGTTGTTGCTATAGATGTATCAGTAGAGTCTTTATATAATTTGCTTTCTAATATAAAACTTTTTGAAGGCACTACTACAACACTTTTTGATAATAAAGGACTTATATTATATGACAGTGATAAGGATTATTTTATAGGTAAAACTTTAGATGAGATATATCCTTATTATCAAAAGTTTGATATGTTTAATAAAGTAATGAAAGGTGAGAATGTAATATTTCAAACTTATAGCCAAACAGTAAAAGAGAATTATACTTATTCGTTTACACCTGTTGATGTTATGCCTGGTAAAAATTGGGGATTGAAAATCACTGCTCCAAATAGAATAATATTCAAAGACTCAAACGAAATAAGAACTATAATGATAATTATTTCTATAGTGATAGTTGTTTTAGCATTTTTAATAGTTCCTTACATTATAGGAAAAACAGTTTCTAGCATTATTACAGTTTTAGCAAAAGATATAGTAGGAATGTCTACAGGAGATTTAACTATAGAAATACCTAAGGGGTTTGAAAACAGAAAAGATGAATGGGGAGATATTGCTAGAGGTTGGGATAAGGCCATGCTTAATTTTAATAAGGTAGTACATACTGTAAGAAACTCAGCAGAGCAAGTGTCAACAGCAGCCAATCAGGTATTATCAGGAAACACAGATTTATCACATAGAACAGAATCTCAGGCGGCTAGTTTGGAAGAGACTGCTTCATCTATGAACGAGATGGCTAGTGCTATAAAAGAATCTGCAGAGGGTGTTGCTAGAAGTACGCAAATGGTAGCTGAGGCTAAAGATTCGCTTATGAAAGCTGGTGTTATAGTAGAAGACAGTGTTGAGAAGATGAATGATGTTTATGAGGCTAGCGAGAAGATTATAAATATTACTAAGCTAATAGAGGATATTGCTTTTCAAACTAATATACTTGCTTTGAATGCTTCTGTAGAGGCGGCTAGAGCAGGAGAGCAGGGCAGGGGATTTGCTGTTGTTGCTAGTGAAGTGAGAAACTTAGCACAGAATGCTCAGGAGTCTGTAAAAAACATTACTGCTTTAATTACAGACAGCACTAATAAAATTAATTTGGCTACTAGAAGTGTAAAAGAATCTAAAGAGATGTTTGATGATATATCTCAAAAGATGGACGATGCTTCAGCAATAATGGAGAAAATTAATATAGCTGCTCAAGAACAGGGAAAGGGAATAAGTCAGGTTAATATAGCTATTACGCAAATGGATACTTCAGTTCAGCAAAATGCTGCATTAGTGGAAGAGGCAACTTCAGCTTCTCAGTCACTTCTTAATGAGGCAGAGGATTTGATAAAGGCTATAGAATATTTTAAGTTAAAAGAAGAATAA